GGCGTTGAAGAAGCCCGCCAGTTTCTGCGTATTGCGCACATCCGCAGGTTTATCTCCCAGTTGGCGGTAAACCTGTGCTAATGCCGTTGCGCCTAAGGCGTTGTGCCCTTCGCCCAGATCGATAAGCAACAGCGTATTTGCGCCCTGATCGACATGTAGCTGAGGTGTGACGGTGCTACGAACGTCTTCCACGCGGGCAAACGCGGTGATTACCAGCGACAATGGTGACGTCATCTCGCGCGGCTGATTACCTTCCTGCCAGCGAGTTTTCATCGACATCGAGTCTTTGCCTACCGGGATAGTCAGCCCCAGCGCCGGACACAGCTCTTCGCCCACGGCTTTCACCGCTTCGTATAATCCAGCATCTTCTCCTGGGTGACCCGCCGCAGACATCCAGTTAGCCGAAAGCTTAACGCGTTTAAGTTCACCCACTTGAGTACAAGCAAGGTTGGTCAGCGCTTCACCCACGGCCAAACGTGCCGAGGCGGCGAAGTCGAGTAAAGCCACCGGAGCACGTTCGCCCAGCGACATGGCTTCACCATAATAGCTATCTAAACTGGCGGTAGTCACCGCGCAATCGGCAACGGGGATCTGCCAAGGGCCAACCATCTGATCGCGCGCCACCATACCGGTAACGCTACGGTCACCGATGGTGATCAGGAACGTTTTTTCTGCCACGGCAGGAAGATGCATCACGCGTTTTACCGCGTCTGCAATGCTGATAGTGCCGCGATTCAGCGAATCGCCCAGCGCCTTGAGCGTGGTGACATCGCGCGTCATTTTTGGCGTTTTGCCTAGCAATACGTCCAGCGGCATATCGATGGGCTGATTGCCGAAGTGGCGGTCATTCAGCGTTAAATGCAGCTCTTCGGTCGCTTCACCGATAACGGCATAAGGCGCACGCTCACGGCGGCAAATAGCATCAAACTGTGCCAACTTTTCTGGTGCCACGGACATCACATAGCGTTCCTGCGACTCGTTACACCAAACTTCCAGCGGGCTCATCCCCGGCTCATCGTTAAGAATATCGCGCAGCTCAAAACGGCCGCCGCGACCACCATCGCTCACCAGCTCTGGCATCGCGTTAGACAACCCACCTGCGCCAACGTCGTGGATAAACTGAATCGGGTTCTCATCACCCAGCTGCCAGCAGCTGTCGATCACTTCTTGGCAACGGCGTTCCATTTCAGGGTTGTCACGCTGCACCGAAGCGAAATCCAGATCGGCATCTGACTGACCTGAGGCCATTGAAGATGCTGCCCCGCCACCCAAGCCGATATTCATCGCCGGGCCGCCCAACACGATAAGCTTGGCGCCTACGGTGATCTCGCCTTTCTGTACATGGTCTGCGCGAATATTACCGATACCACCCGCCAGCATGATTGGCTTGTGGTAGCCGCGTAGCTCAACGCCGTTGTGGCTCTTCACCTGCTCTTCATAGGTGCGGAAATAGCCCAGCAGCGCCGGACGACCAAATTCATTGTTAAACGCAGCGCCGCCCAGCGGCCCTTCCGTCATAATGCTCAGCGCATTGACGATACGATCTGGCTTGCCAAAATCCTGTTCCCATGGCTGTTCAAAGCCCGGAATGCGCAGGTTGGACACGGAGAAACCGACCAGCCCCGCCTTAGGCTTAGAACCTCGGCCAGTGGCTCCTTCATCACGGATTTCACCGCCGGAGCCCGTTGCTGCGCCCGGCCATGGGGAAATCGCCGTTGGGTGATTGTGAGTTTCAACCTTCATCAAAATGTGCGCCTCTTCCTGATGGAAGTCATACACACCCGATTCTGGATTCGCAAAGAAACGGCCAACTGAAGAACCTTCCATCACGGCGGCGTTATCTTTGTAAGCAGACAGCACATAGTCAGGCGTCTGCTCATAGGTATTTTTAATCATTTTGAACAGCGACTTTGGCTGTTCCTGCCCATCGATAACCCAATCGGCATTAAAAATCTTGTGACGGCAGTGCTCAGAGTTGGCCTGAGCAAACATGTAGAGTTCGATATCGTTAGGATTGCGCCCTAAGCGCGTGAAGGACTCTAGCAGGTAGTCAATTTCATCATCTGCTAACGCCAGACCTAAGCGCACGTTGGCATTAACCAGCGCGTCACGCCCTTCGCCCAGCATATCCACGCTTTGCACCGGAGCCGGAGACTGGTGCGTAAACAGCTTCTGCGCATCCTGTAGCTCGCTGAACACACGTTCCATCATGCGGTCGTGCAGCAGGTCTTGCAGCTTTTGCCACTGGGCATCGCTGAGCTGTGGCGCATCAACAGCGTCTGTGGCGTCTATGCTTATATAGTAAGCCAAACCACGCTCTAAACGGATGACCTGTGGAAGATTACAGTTATGAGCAATATCAGTCGCTTTAGACGACCACGGAGAAATAGTACCGGGGCGCGGCGTCACTAACAGCAAGCGGCCTTTCGGTTCGTGTTCAGCCAATGAAGGGCCATATTTCAACAAACGCTGAAGCGTTGCCTTTTCCTCAGAAGAAAGAGGTGCGCTGACATCGGCAAAATGCACATATTCAGCGTAGATATCGTTGACTGGAAGATTAGCGTCCCGACAAGCAGACAGCAGTTGGGTAACACGAAAAGCCGACAAAGCGGGTGAGCCACGCATGATTTCCATAGGAAATGAGTCCGTCATCTAGGTTCTCTCGTCTTCGAGATGGCTGTGATAGGTCAAAAAACCTTGTCTACAACCGCCTCAGTGGGCGAAACAGGGGGAAAGCGGAGGCCATTATAGAGAATCTCTGCGCCATACGAAACCGTTTGCGTAGCCTTTATTTCGGATTGACGATTTATCTGCCCGATCAACTTTATGTGCTTTTTGAGTTGCACGCTGACGCTTTGTTGCGCAAAATGCCGCCTTCCTGTTGATTTAGCCATATACTATCCTGCGAACACAGCACCACAATTCGATACACATTCATGAGATAACTATTTGAAACGTATAAAATATAATTATTATCTTATCGGTATCGTTTCTGCCCTGCTGGCGCTTGCGCTATGGCCGAATATTCCGTGGCGTAGCGGAAACGAGAGCCAGCTACAGCAGATTCTCGACCGCGGTGAGCTGCGCGTCAGCACCATTAATTCCCCTCTCACCTATCAAACCGATGGGAAGAGCATCAGCGGCCTCGATTATGAGTTAGCAAAGCGCTTTGCTGATTATCTGGGCGTGAAGCTAAAAGTTCGCGTGCGCGGTACGTTGCCAGAATTATTTGATGATTTGGACAGTGGCAAAAGCGATCTGGTTGCCGCGGGCCTGCTTTATAATACCGAACGCCTCAGCCGTTTTCGCACCGGCCCTTCTTATTATTCAGTATCACAGCAGTTGGTTTATCGTCAGGGCAAAACTCGGCCAAAATCGCTCAAAGACTTGAGTGGCATTCTGGCCGTGCAGTCGGGTTCTGCGCACGTCACCACGCTGAGCCAATACAAGCAGACCAAATATCCCAACCTAACGTGGGAATCGTCTACCGATTTGTCATCCACCGATCTTATGCAGCGCGTGGTGCAAGGCTCACTGGATTACACGATCGCCGACTCTGTTAGCGTGGCGCTTTTCCAGCGTATTCACCCACAGTTAGCCGTGGCTTTTGATATCAGCGATGAAGAGCCGGTAATGTGGTATCTCAATCGCGACGATGATGACAGCCTGTATGCCGCCGTCTTGGATTATTTCAGCAATATCGTGGATGACGGGTCACTGGCTCGCTTAGAAGAAAAATACTTGGGCCATGTGGGTGGATTTGATTATGTCGATATCAAAACATTCTTAGCCGCAATTGATAATGTGCTGCCCGATCTGAGCGAAATCTTTAAAAAATACGCTAAGAAAATCGATTGGAAGCTGCTGGCGGCCATTGCCTATCAAGAATCACACTGGAACCCTCAGGCCACGTCACCGACCGGCGTCCGAGGCTTAATGATGCTTACCCGCGCCACGGCAGATGGGCTAGGGGTAAAAGATCGTCTTGATCCCGAGCAAAGCATCGCGGGCGGTGCACTTTATCTCGAACGTTTAATGGATAAACTGCCAGACACCATTCCTGAAGATGAGAAGATCTGGTTTGCGTTAGCGGCTTACAACATGGGCTACGGGCACATGCTAGACGTGCGCCAGCTGACGCAAAAACAGGGTGGAAATCCCAATAGCTGGGTCGATGTGAAACAGCGTTTGCCTATGTTAAGCCAAAAGAAATATAACCAGAACCTGACCTACGGCTATGCGCGCGGACATGAGGCTTATCAGTATGTGGAAAACATCCGCCGCTATCTGGTGAGCCTAGAAGGTTATTTGTTAGAAAAAGAGAAGCAGATTGCCGCCGAGCAAACTCGCCAAGCGTTGTTAGGTCAAGGTTATCCAGCGGTGCCACCTGAACAGGCGTTGGAAGGACGGACAAGGCGCAGCCCGCGCGGACTGCTGCCGTTTTAATCAGTAGGACCCGAAAGATTTTGACGCCGAGCCTCACGCTCGGCTTTTTTCTGCTCACGGCGCTGCTGGAAAAACTGACTCAGCATGTCCGAGCACTCGCTCGCCAGCACGCCAGAAGCGATTTCTATCTGATGATTCATGCCCGGATGGCGCAAAATATCCAGTAAAGAGCCTGCCGCACCGGTTTTTAAATCGCTCGCACCATAAACCAAACGTTTGATACGGCTGTGCACCATAGCCCCTGCGCACATTACGCAAGGCTCAAGCGTGACATACAGCGTTGCATTTAGCAGCCGATAGTTTTGCACTATCTGCCCGCCCTGCTGCAATGCCATGATTTCAGCATGCGCGGTTGGATCGTGCCGAGTGATTGGACGGTTCCAGCCCTGACCAATCACCTTATCATCCAGCACCAAAATCGCACCGACGGGCACTTCGCCCTGATCCCACGCTTTTTGCGCTAAGGCTAACGCCTGCTTCATCCAGTAAGCATCATTTAGTTCGCTCACGTGCTCACCTCCATTAATTCAGGGCGCGCATTATACCCTTCTTATCTGAAGTTGCATCTTGGACTTTAATCATAGCGGGGAATCTCTTAGCTCCTGCCTATTACTCCCTCGATTGAATGTTTTCTCAATATAGTAGGGAGTACGCAAAGTTTTACGCGCTCCGTTGGCGTAGTATGCATAAGGCGAAAGCCGTTATTTGATAATCACAAAGGAGATGTATCACGATGTTTGGTCAAACTCGAATGGTAAAAAAAGCGCTGATTGCCAGTGCGCTGCTGATGGCTTCAACTTCACTGTGGGCCGCAGAGCATTGGATTGACGTGCGTACTCCGGATCAGTATCAAGAAACTCATGTGAAGGGCGCGGTGAATATTCCGTTAAAGCAGCTAGATCAGCGTATTAGCGAAGTATCACAGGATAAGAACGACACTCTGCATCTTTATTGCAATACCGGCAATCAGTCAGGTAAAGCAGAGAAAATGCTGCAAAAAATGGGCTACAAAAATGCCGTTAACGAAGGCGGCTTGAAAGACGTTGAAAAAACGCAAACCTTGGTAAAATAATCACACCTTATCCCCTGATGCCAGATAACGACGCCTCAGGGGTTATCATTTATCCCCCCCTCGCTAAAGCACCGTTTACACCCGCGTAAAGATTGGTTAGCAGCGCTAACACGTTTATTTACATCCTTATGTTTATAAATGCCATACATCACACATGCCACAAATATATAAATCATCAATATATTAATTTTGCTATTATTTTATTCCTGCCAAATTTTGAGGAAGATCAGATTTCATCTACCCCTTGGGTAGTATCGTGATTGTTAATTTTCTCACATTAAGGAATGACCCGATGACAACTTCAACCTTCTTTATCCCTTCAGTGAATATGATTGGCGCTGGCTGCCTAGCCGAAGCTGCAACTACGATGAAAGGCTATGGCTACAAGCACGCGCTGATTGTTACCGACAACGTATTGAACAAAATCGGTGTTGTCGCCAAAGTTCAGGCTTTGCTATCTGACATGGGTATTAAGAGCGAGGTGTATGATGGCACCCATCCAAACCCAACGACGATCAACGTCGCTGAAGGCTTAGAGATTCTGCGTCAGCATCAAAGTGACTGTGTTATTTCCCTTGGCGGTGGTTCTCCACACGATTGCGCAAAAGGCATTGCACTGGTCGCTGCCAACGGAGGTGACATCCGTGATTACGAAGGTGTTGATCAGTCGGCCAAACCACAGCTACCGCTGATTTCCATCAATACCACTGCAGGCACTGCGTCTGAAATGACGCGTTTTTGCATCATTACCGACGTTGATCGCCACATTAAAATGGCCATCGTGGATAAGCACGTCACGCCAATTCTGTCAGTAAACGATCCAGAACTGATGGCCGGTATGCCTAAAGGCCTGACCGCGGCTACCGGTATGGATGCGCTGACCCACGCCGTAGAAGCCTACGTGTCTATCGCCGCTAACCCAATCACGGATGCCTGCGCGCTGAAAGCCGTCACCATGATCAGCCAATCACTGCGTCATGCGGTGGAAAACGGCAGCAACATGGAAGCACGTGAAACCATGGCCTATGCACAGTTCTTGGCCGGTATGGCGTTTAACAACGCATCACTGGGCTATGTGCACGCGATGGCGCACCAGTTGGGTGGTTTCTACGATCTGCCGCACGGCGTGTGTAATGCGGTTCTGCTGCCACACGTGCAGATCTTTAACGCGAAGGTGTCTGCTGCTCGCCTGAAAGATATCGCCGCGGCGATGGGCGTTGATGTGAGCAAGATGAATGACCAGCAAGGTGCGGATGCGTGTATCGCAGAAATCCGTAAACTGGCAAAAGACGTCAACATTCCAGCCGGTTTGACCGAACTGAACGTGAAAGAAGAAGATCTGCCAACGCTGGCAACCAATGCCTTAAAAGATGCCTGTGGTTTCACTAACCCTATTCAGGCTACGCACGAAGAGATCGTCGCTATCTTTAAAGCCGCGATGTAATTACGCTATCTAGCCTCCCCTTTGTACGGGGAGGCTTGTTTTATTCACTCTAACTGCTGTAACTCTCCCGTAGGACTCACACGGAAGCGGTGCTCG
This is a stretch of genomic DNA from Hafnia alvei. It encodes these proteins:
- the purL gene encoding phosphoribosylformylglycinamidine synthase; protein product: MEIMRGSPALSAFRVTQLLSACRDANLPVNDIYAEYVHFADVSAPLSSEEKATLQRLLKYGPSLAEHEPKGRLLLVTPRPGTISPWSSKATDIAHNCNLPQVIRLERGLAYYISIDATDAVDAPQLSDAQWQKLQDLLHDRMMERVFSELQDAQKLFTHQSPAPVQSVDMLGEGRDALVNANVRLGLALADDEIDYLLESFTRLGRNPNDIELYMFAQANSEHCRHKIFNADWVIDGQEQPKSLFKMIKNTYEQTPDYVLSAYKDNAAVMEGSSVGRFFANPESGVYDFHQEEAHILMKVETHNHPTAISPWPGAATGSGGEIRDEGATGRGSKPKAGLVGFSVSNLRIPGFEQPWEQDFGKPDRIVNALSIMTEGPLGGAAFNNEFGRPALLGYFRTYEEQVKSHNGVELRGYHKPIMLAGGIGNIRADHVQKGEITVGAKLIVLGGPAMNIGLGGGAASSMASGQSDADLDFASVQRDNPEMERRCQEVIDSCWQLGDENPIQFIHDVGAGGLSNAMPELVSDGGRGGRFELRDILNDEPGMSPLEVWCNESQERYVMSVAPEKLAQFDAICRRERAPYAVIGEATEELHLTLNDRHFGNQPIDMPLDVLLGKTPKMTRDVTTLKALGDSLNRGTISIADAVKRVMHLPAVAEKTFLITIGDRSVTGMVARDQMVGPWQIPVADCAVTTASLDSYYGEAMSLGERAPVALLDFAASARLAVGEALTNLACTQVGELKRVKLSANWMSAAGHPGEDAGLYEAVKAVGEELCPALGLTIPVGKDSMSMKTRWQEGNQPREMTSPLSLVITAFARVEDVRSTVTPQLHVDQGANTLLLIDLGEGHNALGATALAQVYRQLGDKPADVRNTQKLAGFFNAMQALVAEGKLLAYHDRSDGGLLVTLAEMAFAGHCALDINISALGQDHLAALFNEELGAVIQVRNADLDVVKAVLADQGIADITHEIGHASSGNHIAIQSHGKEVYHEQRSTLRLWWAETTWQMQRLRDNPECADQEHQAKQVESDPGLNVKLTFNPQDDIAAPYIAKGSRPKLAVLREQGVNSHVEMAAAFHRAGFEAVDVHMSDILAGRITLDEFHTLVACGGFSYGDVLGAGEGWAKSILFNERARDQFESFFHRPQTLALGVCNGCQMMSNLRELIPGAELWPRFVRNTSERFEARFSLVEVASSPSLLLQGMEGSRMPIAVSHGEGHVEVRDDAHLAAIEHHGLVALRFVDNFGKVTEAYPANPNGSANGITALTSSNGRATVMMPHPERVFRTVSNSWHPAEWGEDSPWMRMFRNARKQLG
- the mltF gene encoding membrane-bound lytic murein transglycosylase MltF, which codes for MKRIKYNYYLIGIVSALLALALWPNIPWRSGNESQLQQILDRGELRVSTINSPLTYQTDGKSISGLDYELAKRFADYLGVKLKVRVRGTLPELFDDLDSGKSDLVAAGLLYNTERLSRFRTGPSYYSVSQQLVYRQGKTRPKSLKDLSGILAVQSGSAHVTTLSQYKQTKYPNLTWESSTDLSSTDLMQRVVQGSLDYTIADSVSVALFQRIHPQLAVAFDISDEEPVMWYLNRDDDDSLYAAVLDYFSNIVDDGSLARLEEKYLGHVGGFDYVDIKTFLAAIDNVLPDLSEIFKKYAKKIDWKLLAAIAYQESHWNPQATSPTGVRGLMMLTRATADGLGVKDRLDPEQSIAGGALYLERLMDKLPDTIPEDEKIWFALAAYNMGYGHMLDVRQLTQKQGGNPNSWVDVKQRLPMLSQKKYNQNLTYGYARGHEAYQYVENIRRYLVSLEGYLLEKEKQIAAEQTRQALLGQGYPAVPPEQALEGRTRRSPRGLLPF
- the tadA gene encoding tRNA adenosine(34) deaminase TadA, with protein sequence MSELNDAYWMKQALALAQKAWDQGEVPVGAILVLDDKVIGQGWNRPITRHDPTAHAEIMALQQGGQIVQNYRLLNATLYVTLEPCVMCAGAMVHSRIKRLVYGASDLKTGAAGSLLDILRHPGMNHQIEIASGVLASECSDMLSQFFQQRREQKKAEREARRQNLSGPTD
- the pspE gene encoding thiosulfate sulfurtransferase PspE — its product is MVKKALIASALLMASTSLWAAEHWIDVRTPDQYQETHVKGAVNIPLKQLDQRISEVSQDKNDTLHLYCNTGNQSGKAEKMLQKMGYKNAVNEGGLKDVEKTQTLVK
- the yiaY gene encoding L-threonine dehydrogenase, which codes for MTTSTFFIPSVNMIGAGCLAEAATTMKGYGYKHALIVTDNVLNKIGVVAKVQALLSDMGIKSEVYDGTHPNPTTINVAEGLEILRQHQSDCVISLGGGSPHDCAKGIALVAANGGDIRDYEGVDQSAKPQLPLISINTTAGTASEMTRFCIITDVDRHIKMAIVDKHVTPILSVNDPELMAGMPKGLTAATGMDALTHAVEAYVSIAANPITDACALKAVTMISQSLRHAVENGSNMEARETMAYAQFLAGMAFNNASLGYVHAMAHQLGGFYDLPHGVCNAVLLPHVQIFNAKVSAARLKDIAAAMGVDVSKMNDQQGADACIAEIRKLAKDVNIPAGLTELNVKEEDLPTLATNALKDACGFTNPIQATHEEIVAIFKAAM